The proteins below are encoded in one region of Bacillus vallismortis:
- the maeB gene encoding NADP-dependent malic enzyme, with protein sequence MSLREEALHLHKVNQGKLESKSKVEVRNAKDLSLAYSPGVAEPCKDIHEDINKVYEYTMKGNMVAVVTDGTAVLGLGNIGPEAALPVMEGKAVLFKSFAGVDAFPIALNTNDVDKIVETVKLLEPTFGGVNLEDIAAPNCFIIEERLKKETNIPVFHDDQHGTAIVTVAGLVNALKLSGKSMSSIKVVANGAGAAGIAIIKLLHHYGVRDIVMCDSKGAIYEGRPEGMNDVKNEVAKFTNQDRKDGSLKDVIVDADVFIGVSVAGALTKEMVQSMAKDPIIFAMANPNPEIMPEDAREAGASVIGTGRSDFPNQVNNVLAFPGIFRGALDVRATHINEEMKIAAVEAIASLVSEDELSADYVIPAPFDKRVAPAVAKAVAKAAMETGVARITVDPEEVAEKTRKLTIIGE encoded by the coding sequence ATGTCATTAAGAGAAGAAGCATTACACCTGCATAAAGTCAATCAGGGGAAACTGGAATCTAAATCGAAGGTAGAAGTCAGAAACGCGAAAGATTTAAGCCTAGCGTATTCCCCTGGTGTTGCAGAACCGTGTAAGGATATTCATGAAGACATTAACAAAGTATATGAATATACAATGAAGGGGAACATGGTAGCAGTTGTAACTGACGGTACAGCTGTGCTTGGCCTTGGAAATATCGGCCCTGAAGCCGCGCTTCCTGTTATGGAAGGGAAAGCTGTTCTATTCAAAAGCTTTGCGGGCGTAGACGCGTTCCCGATTGCTTTAAACACAAACGATGTTGATAAGATCGTTGAAACTGTTAAATTGCTTGAACCGACATTTGGCGGCGTCAACCTTGAAGATATTGCTGCGCCAAACTGCTTTATCATTGAAGAGCGCCTCAAAAAAGAAACAAACATTCCAGTCTTCCATGACGATCAGCACGGTACTGCCATTGTAACGGTAGCAGGCCTTGTAAACGCGCTGAAACTGTCAGGAAAATCCATGTCGTCCATTAAAGTTGTCGCAAATGGCGCGGGTGCGGCTGGTATCGCGATTATCAAGCTTCTTCACCATTACGGCGTACGCGACATCGTGATGTGCGATTCAAAAGGAGCGATTTATGAAGGGCGTCCAGAAGGCATGAACGATGTCAAAAACGAAGTGGCGAAATTCACAAACCAAGACCGCAAAGACGGTTCTCTGAAAGATGTCATCGTGGACGCTGACGTATTTATCGGCGTATCTGTAGCAGGAGCGTTAACAAAAGAAATGGTGCAAAGCATGGCGAAAGATCCGATTATCTTTGCGATGGCAAATCCAAATCCTGAAATTATGCCTGAAGATGCGCGTGAAGCTGGCGCAAGCGTAATTGGAACGGGCCGTTCTGACTTCCCGAACCAAGTCAACAATGTTCTTGCATTCCCTGGTATTTTCCGCGGAGCGCTTGACGTTCGCGCCACTCACATTAACGAAGAAATGAAAATCGCAGCGGTTGAAGCTATCGCTTCATTGGTTTCAGAAGATGAGCTTAGCGCAGACTACGTCATCCCTGCACCGTTTGATAAACGTGTTGCGCCTGCTGTTGCGAAAGCTGTGGCAAAAGCGGCGATGGAAACAGGTGTCGCAAGAATTACTGTTGACCCTGAGGAAGTTGCTGAAAAAACGAGAAAACTTACGATTATTGGTGAATAA
- the accD gene encoding acetyl-CoA carboxylase, carboxyltransferase subunit beta, which translates to MLKDIFTKKKKYASVPSEQAKHDVPEGIMTKCPKCKKIMLTKELDKNMRVCMNCNYHFPMNAKQRIESLMDDESFEEFNQGMLSENPLGFPGYLEKLEKDREKTSLNEAIVTGKGTIGGHPAVVAVMDSSFRMGSMGSVVGEKITLAIEKAKADKVPFIIFTASGGARMQEGILSLMQMAKTSSALKLFSEEQGLIISVMTHPTTGGVSASFASLGDYNFAEPGALIGFAGRRIIEQTIGEKLPEDFQTAEFLLKHGQLDAVIHREDMKQTLENLLDMHQTGGDIEWLQD; encoded by the coding sequence GTGTTAAAGGATATATTCACGAAAAAGAAAAAGTATGCTTCCGTACCGTCTGAGCAAGCGAAGCACGATGTTCCGGAAGGCATTATGACAAAATGTCCCAAGTGTAAAAAAATCATGCTCACTAAAGAGTTGGATAAAAATATGCGGGTATGCATGAACTGCAATTATCATTTCCCGATGAACGCAAAACAGCGTATCGAAAGTTTGATGGACGATGAATCCTTTGAGGAATTTAACCAAGGAATGTTATCAGAAAACCCGCTTGGTTTCCCGGGATATCTCGAAAAGCTTGAAAAAGATCGCGAGAAAACATCCTTAAACGAGGCTATTGTGACAGGCAAGGGCACCATCGGCGGACACCCGGCTGTGGTCGCCGTCATGGATTCTTCATTCAGAATGGGCAGCATGGGCTCAGTCGTCGGTGAAAAAATCACGCTTGCGATTGAAAAAGCAAAAGCTGATAAAGTTCCGTTTATTATTTTTACAGCTTCAGGCGGCGCGAGAATGCAGGAAGGCATATTAAGCTTGATGCAAATGGCTAAGACAAGCTCTGCCTTAAAACTGTTCAGTGAAGAACAGGGCCTCATCATCTCAGTAATGACGCATCCGACAACCGGTGGCGTATCGGCCAGCTTTGCTTCACTCGGAGATTATAATTTTGCTGAGCCTGGAGCGCTGATCGGTTTTGCAGGAAGACGGATTATTGAACAGACAATAGGTGAAAAATTGCCTGAGGACTTCCAAACGGCCGAGTTTTTATTAAAACATGGACAGCTTGATGCGGTTATCCATCGCGAAGACATGAAACAAACATTAGAAAATCTGCTGGATATGCATCAAACGGGAGGTGACATTGAGTGGCTGCAAGATTAG
- the accA gene encoding acetyl-CoA carboxylase carboxyl transferase subunit alpha produces MAARLEFEKPVIELQTKIAELKKFTQDSDMDLSAEIERLEDRLAKLQDEIYKNLKPWDRVQIARLPDRPTTLDYIEHLFTDFFECHGDRAYGDDEAIVGGIAKFHGLPVTVIGHQRGKDTKENLVRNFGMPHPEGYRKALRLMKQADKFNRPIICFIDTKGAYPGRAAEERGQSEAIAKNLFEMAGLRVPVICIVIGEGGSGGALGLGVGNHLHMLENSTYSVISPEGAAALLWKDSSLAKKAAETMRITAPDLKELGIIDHMIKEVKGGAHHDVKLQASYMDETLKQSLKTLLKLGEEELVQQRYEKYKAIGKVSNEEQFIGVN; encoded by the coding sequence GTGGCTGCAAGATTAGAATTTGAAAAACCGGTAATTGAACTGCAAACGAAAATCGCCGAATTGAAAAAATTCACCCAAGACTCGGATATGGATCTGAGTGCGGAAATTGAACGGCTCGAAGACCGTCTCGCTAAGCTTCAGGATGAAATCTACAAAAATCTGAAGCCTTGGGACCGGGTTCAAATCGCTCGTCTGCCGGACCGTCCGACAACGCTTGATTATATTGAACATCTGTTTACCGACTTTTTTGAATGTCACGGAGATAGAGCATACGGTGACGATGAAGCTATTGTCGGCGGCATTGCGAAGTTCCATGGCCTTCCTGTAACAGTAATCGGGCATCAGCGCGGCAAAGATACGAAAGAAAACCTTGTCCGCAATTTTGGAATGCCGCATCCTGAAGGCTATCGAAAAGCGCTTCGTCTCATGAAGCAGGCTGACAAATTCAACAGGCCGATTATTTGTTTTATCGATACGAAGGGAGCATACCCGGGACGAGCAGCGGAAGAAAGAGGACAAAGCGAAGCCATTGCCAAAAATCTCTTTGAGATGGCTGGCCTTCGAGTGCCTGTTATCTGCATCGTCATCGGTGAAGGCGGAAGCGGCGGAGCCCTTGGTCTCGGTGTGGGAAACCACTTGCATATGCTGGAAAACTCTACTTATTCAGTTATTTCTCCGGAAGGTGCCGCGGCACTGTTATGGAAGGACTCCAGTCTTGCTAAAAAAGCAGCAGAAACAATGAGAATCACTGCGCCCGATTTAAAAGAATTAGGTATTATAGATCATATGATAAAAGAAGTAAAAGGCGGAGCGCACCACGATGTTAAGCTGCAGGCAAGCTATATGGACGAAACCCTTAAGCAATCGCTAAAAACGTTGCTGAAGCTGGGCGAAGAAGAATTAGTCCAGCAGCGGTATGAAAAATATAAAGCAATTGGCAAAGTCTCGAATGAAGAACAATTTATCGGGGTAAACTAA